A single Mustela lutreola isolate mMusLut2 chromosome X, mMusLut2.pri, whole genome shotgun sequence DNA region contains:
- the CSF2RA gene encoding granulocyte-macrophage colony-stimulating factor receptor subunit alpha isoform X3: MCDDSQGGWTNQHNSGNGTAAQNFSCFIYNANFMNCSWAKGQAAPDDVQYFLYIRDSRKRRERECPHYIEDSGTHVGCHLEDLSGLTNYNYFLVNGTSQRTGVQFFDSVLSWKKIEIYSPPNNISVFCNESHCLICWEKPKTRYRLSNMEFKYQLDIQRKSNKENSENQLIEVPGNLENSYNFPSPEPRPKHTVKIRTSDARIQKWGAWSQPIEFGSEETAPSLVPIYALVVLGTLITVLTLGCLLKRFLASQTLFPPIPHIKDKWTDSHRPDHQVIWENFTLDTEKGDNEEILTVQEVTVAPASVETA, from the exons GTGGGAATGGCACAGCTGCCCAGAATTTCTCCTGTTTTATCTACAATGCAAATTTCATGAACTGCAGTTGGGCAAAGGGTCAGGCTGCCCCTGATGATGTccaatattttttgtatataagaGACTCGAG gaaaagaagggaaagagagtgtCCTCATTACATAGAAGACTCGGGAACCCACGTGGGATGTCACCTGGAAGACCTTTCGGGACTAACTAACTACAATTACTTCCTGGTGAATGGTACCAGCCAAAGGACGGGGGTCCAGTTCTTTGATTCGGTTCTGTCGTGGAAGAAAATCG AAATATATAGCCCACCCAACAACATCAGCGTGTTCTGCAATGAGTCCCACTGCCTGATCTGTTGGGAAAAGCCCAAGACCCGATACAGGCTATCCAACATGGAGTTCAAATACCAACTGGACATCCAGAGAAAG agcAATAAGGAAAACAGCGAGAATCAACTG ATTGAGGTGCCCGGTAATTTGGAGAATAGCTACAACTTCCCAAGTCCGGAGCCCAGACCCAAGCATACTGTGAAAATAAGGACCTCGGACGCACGGATccagaagtggggcgcctggagCCAGCCCATTGAGTTCG GCTCCGAGGAAACCGCGCCCAGCCTCGTGCCCATCTACGCGCTGGTGGTCCTGGGGACCCTCATCACGGTCCTGACCCTCGGCTGCCTTTTGAAAAG GTTCCTCGCATCACAGACTTTATTCCCACCAATCCCGCACATCAAAGACAAGTGGACGGACAGCCATCGGCCTGACCACCAG GTCATCTGGGAGAACTTCACCTTGGACACGGAAAAAGGTGACAACGAGGAGATCCTAACGGTGCAAGAAGTCACAGTGGCCCCGGCGAGCGTGGAGACTGCATAG